One region of Pseudoalteromonas galatheae genomic DNA includes:
- a CDS encoding winged helix-turn-helix domain-containing protein: MNIVAFCKNIEKIKLESWTIYPDRHLLTDNDKIERELEPLLFRMLLYFIENSNRIVTRQELSDEVWQQPYVDDNAINRAISELRKALKSEKQRGQTLKTHYRTGYSFVLDAEVIYKGTQTDASNTRPEPIAPTITHKPAPSSANLSPSRTPITKYIWGGVAIAICVVAGVMLKDQLPLITEEIDPSSELVKNKEYITQLDKEILTWSKGSVAFQDLSLGGRFLAYSFLAEGDRNSALYVKDMKSLQNIKLVEREGANVMPTGWAADSLRLYYQISRIGENKVCELWSATFMPDSTDAEHTKVWDCHAERRMSVTSVENTLLYTKYDYRDRPYISAIFSKDLVSGTEFQVTSPNIRFSGDFYVKLSNSKNEILFLRSIKNGTAIFKANADGSDQEILVRLNYRLRSVDWSDDDAKVMWFDDNENKLMTYELASKIVSSVYFPLEKEMHSAMVVSAEQLIFSTKLLDGNIYQVDESTSTPLLTPFSVSDVTESLVAPFNRANGGIFLTRGARNQSLWKMIDGARTKLLSLPTTEIVDIVLSPDDSQLLVAYQNQLEIISMDNLNIVESITVNDTIADASWGLNDNILMTLIKDTSDAWSYSLKEQKFVRLTKKGIHSARMIDEDYLYYFDKSYRLIKRELENGSEQVLLDLSDITHLSWSMTNEFVYFSSGNSISKMDLRSLTVTKLLDVERKTDSFFGIFTGAVKGQVYVYAKRLQNNHLLNVSVAK; this comes from the coding sequence ATGAATATTGTTGCGTTTTGTAAAAATATAGAAAAAATAAAACTGGAATCTTGGACGATATATCCAGATAGACACTTACTTACTGACAACGATAAAATAGAAAGGGAGTTAGAACCGTTACTATTTAGGATGCTGTTATACTTTATTGAAAACAGCAATCGTATTGTCACGCGCCAAGAGTTATCGGACGAGGTATGGCAACAGCCGTATGTGGATGATAATGCGATAAACCGCGCAATTTCAGAATTGAGAAAAGCACTTAAATCAGAAAAGCAACGTGGTCAGACATTAAAAACTCACTACCGTACTGGTTACAGCTTTGTGCTAGATGCTGAGGTTATCTATAAAGGTACGCAGACTGACGCTAGTAATACTAGGCCAGAACCCATAGCGCCAACTATCACTCACAAGCCAGCTCCTAGCTCTGCAAATTTATCGCCGTCACGCACGCCCATTACTAAGTACATCTGGGGAGGAGTGGCTATAGCCATCTGTGTGGTCGCAGGCGTCATGCTCAAAGATCAATTACCTCTAATAACAGAAGAAATTGATCCTTCCTCTGAGCTTGTTAAAAACAAAGAGTACATCACGCAATTAGATAAAGAGATACTAACGTGGAGCAAAGGCTCGGTCGCGTTTCAAGACTTATCTTTGGGTGGAAGGTTTTTAGCTTATTCATTTCTAGCTGAAGGCGATCGTAATTCAGCCTTATACGTGAAAGATATGAAATCCCTACAGAACATCAAACTGGTAGAGCGAGAGGGCGCTAATGTGATGCCGACAGGATGGGCGGCAGACAGTTTACGTTTGTACTATCAGATCAGTAGGATAGGTGAGAATAAGGTATGTGAGCTGTGGTCTGCCACATTCATGCCTGACTCAACAGATGCGGAGCATACTAAAGTTTGGGATTGCCATGCAGAGCGCAGAATGAGTGTGACCAGTGTAGAAAATACACTGTTATACACAAAGTATGACTATCGTGATCGACCGTATATTTCAGCTATCTTTAGTAAAGACCTAGTCAGTGGGACAGAATTTCAAGTTACCTCACCGAATATTCGCTTTAGCGGAGACTTTTACGTTAAGTTATCTAATAGTAAGAACGAAATCTTATTTTTACGCTCTATCAAAAATGGCACGGCTATTTTTAAGGCTAATGCAGATGGCAGTGATCAAGAAATATTAGTGCGATTAAACTACAGACTGCGCTCTGTCGACTGGTCTGATGATGATGCAAAAGTCATGTGGTTTGATGACAATGAAAACAAGCTCATGACATATGAGCTTGCCAGTAAAATAGTATCTAGTGTGTATTTTCCACTCGAAAAGGAAATGCATAGCGCTATGGTGGTGTCAGCTGAGCAGTTAATATTTTCGACAAAATTACTGGATGGTAATATTTATCAGGTTGACGAAAGTACCTCAACGCCGTTGCTCACCCCTTTCTCAGTGTCAGATGTAACAGAGTCCTTGGTGGCACCATTTAACCGTGCAAATGGCGGTATCTTCCTAACAAGGGGCGCAAGAAATCAGTCGCTTTGGAAAATGATTGATGGGGCGCGTACCAAATTGCTTTCACTACCAACGACTGAGATAGTGGACATTGTTTTGTCACCAGATGACAGTCAGCTTCTAGTTGCCTATCAAAATCAATTAGAAATAATCTCAATGGATAATCTTAATATTGTAGAGAGCATCACAGTGAATGACACCATCGCAGATGCAAGTTGGGGGCTCAATGACAATATCCTGATGACGTTGATTAAAGATACTAGTGATGCATGGAGCTATAGCCTAAAAGAGCAAAAGTTTGTGCGTCTAACCAAAAAAGGTATTCATTCTGCTCGAATGATAGATGAAGACTATTTGTACTACTTTGATAAAAGTTACAGACTAATAAAACGAGAACTTGAAAATGGTAGTGAGCAGGTGTTGTTAGACTTGTCTGATATCACGCATCTAAGCTGGTCTATGACGAATGAGTTTGTTTACTTCAGCTCGGGGAATAGTATTAGCAAGATGGATTTGAGAAGCTTAACGGTGACAAAGTTATTGGATGTTGAGCGCAAAACGGATTCTTTTTTTGGTATTTTTACTGGTGCAGTGAAGGGGCAGGTCTACGTTTACGCAAAGCGACTGCAAAATAATCATCTATTAAATGTTTCAGTAGCGAAATAA
- a CDS encoding F0F1 ATP synthase subunit epsilon, which produces MAMTVHLDVVSAEQSLFSGEVATIQVTGSEGELGIHPGHAPLLTGLKPGMVRLVKADSSEEVIYVAGGTLEVQPKTVTVLADVAIRADEIDEQAAEEAKREAQAQLASGTASELDYQRAALQLEEALAQLRLLRQLRK; this is translated from the coding sequence ATGGCAATGACAGTACACCTTGACGTAGTAAGTGCAGAGCAGAGTTTATTCTCTGGCGAAGTGGCTACGATTCAAGTGACAGGTAGTGAAGGTGAACTTGGTATTCACCCTGGCCACGCGCCACTACTGACTGGCCTAAAACCTGGTATGGTACGTTTGGTTAAAGCAGATAGCTCAGAAGAAGTTATCTACGTTGCCGGCGGTACGCTTGAAGTTCAACCGAAAACAGTTACCGTCCTTGCGGACGTAGCTATTCGTGCGGATGAAATTGATGAGCAAGCTGCTGAAGAAGCTAAACGTGAAGCGCAGGCGCAATTAGCTTCTGGCACTGCAAGCGAGCTGGATTATCAGCGTGCGGCATTGCAGCTTGAAGAAGCTCTTGCTCAACTACGCCTTCTACGCCAGCTGCGCAAATAA
- the atpD gene encoding F0F1 ATP synthase subunit beta produces MSLGKVVQIIGAVVDIEFPQDNVPAVYDALKVTEGDLAGLTLEVQQQLGGGVVRGIALGSTDGLRRGTPVQGTAEPIKVPVGTATLGRIMNVLGDAIDEAGPIGEEERWSIHRAAPSYEDQSNSVELLETGIKVIDLVCPFAKGGKVGLFGGAGVGKTVNMMELIRNIAIEHSGYSVFAGVGERTREGNDFYHEMNDSNVLDKVSLVYGQMNEPPGNRLRVALTGLTMAEKFRDEGRDVLFFVDNIYRYTLAGTEVSALLGRMPSAVGYQPTLAEEMGVLQERIASTKTGSITSIQAVYVPADDLTDPSPATTFAHLDATVVLSRDIASLGIYPAVDPLDSTSRQLDPQVIGQEHYDTARGVQTVLQRYKELKDIIAILGMDELSDEDKQVVSRARKIQRFLSQPFFVAEVFTGAPGKYVSLKDTISGFKGILNGDYDDMPEQAFYMVGSIDEAVDKAKNM; encoded by the coding sequence ATGAGTTTAGGTAAGGTCGTCCAAATTATCGGCGCCGTTGTGGACATCGAGTTTCCACAAGACAACGTGCCAGCCGTATATGACGCACTAAAAGTTACAGAAGGCGACTTAGCTGGTTTGACACTAGAAGTGCAACAGCAGCTAGGTGGCGGTGTGGTACGTGGTATCGCACTAGGTAGTACTGACGGTCTACGTCGTGGTACTCCAGTACAAGGTACAGCTGAGCCAATTAAGGTTCCAGTTGGTACAGCAACACTAGGTCGTATCATGAACGTACTTGGTGATGCAATTGATGAAGCGGGCCCTATTGGTGAAGAAGAGCGTTGGTCTATTCACCGTGCAGCACCATCATACGAAGATCAGAGCAACTCAGTTGAACTTCTAGAGACTGGTATCAAGGTTATCGACCTTGTATGTCCATTCGCTAAAGGTGGTAAAGTTGGTCTATTCGGTGGTGCGGGTGTAGGTAAAACCGTAAACATGATGGAACTTATCCGTAACATCGCAATCGAGCACAGCGGTTACTCAGTATTCGCAGGTGTTGGTGAGCGTACTCGTGAGGGTAATGACTTCTACCATGAGATGAACGACTCAAACGTACTAGACAAAGTATCGCTAGTATATGGTCAGATGAACGAGCCACCGGGTAACCGTCTACGTGTTGCACTAACTGGTCTTACAATGGCTGAGAAGTTCCGTGACGAAGGTCGTGACGTACTATTCTTCGTAGATAACATCTACCGTTATACACTAGCAGGTACTGAAGTATCAGCACTTCTAGGTCGTATGCCTTCAGCAGTAGGTTACCAGCCTACACTAGCTGAAGAAATGGGTGTTCTACAGGAGCGTATCGCATCAACTAAGACAGGTTCAATCACTTCAATCCAAGCGGTATACGTACCTGCGGATGACTTGACTGACCCATCTCCAGCAACGACGTTTGCTCACTTAGATGCGACAGTAGTACTTTCTCGTGATATCGCGTCTCTAGGTATTTACCCTGCGGTAGACCCTCTAGATTCAACTTCACGTCAGCTTGACCCACAAGTTATCGGTCAAGAGCACTACGACACAGCACGTGGCGTTCAGACAGTTCTTCAGCGTTATAAAGAGCTGAAAGACATCATCGCAATTCTAGGTATGGACGAGCTATCTGACGAAGATAAGCAAGTAGTATCTCGTGCACGTAAGATCCAGCGTTTCCTATCTCAGCCATTCTTCGTTGCTGAGGTATTTACAGGTGCACCTGGTAAATACGTATCTCTTAAAGACACAATCTCTGGCTTTAAGGGCATCCTAAACGGTGATTACGATGATATGCCTGAGCAGGCATTCTACATGGTTGGCTCAATCGACGAAGCAGTTGATAAAGCTAAAAACATGTAA
- the atpG gene encoding F0F1 ATP synthase subunit gamma, with protein sequence MASGKEIKSKIGSIKNTQKITSAMEMVAASKMKKAQERVASSRPYAENLRKVIGRVAQANLDFTHPFLQEREVKRVGYIVISTDRGLCGGLNSNEFKKVVRDAKAWKDKGVEATFAALGSKAAGFFKRFGGELEAKKTGLGDTPSVQDIIGPVKVMLKAFEEGKIDRLFVVYNQFVNTMKQEPVIDQLLPLPKAEEDVSAHAWDYLYEPSPEAILETLLVRFIESQVYQGVVENAASEQAARMVAMKAATDNAGGLIDELQLVYNKARQAAITQEISEIVSGSAAV encoded by the coding sequence ATGGCCAGCGGAAAAGAGATAAAAAGCAAGATCGGGAGTATCAAGAATACTCAAAAGATCACCAGCGCAATGGAGATGGTTGCCGCTTCTAAAATGAAGAAGGCACAAGAACGCGTAGCGTCTAGTCGTCCATACGCTGAAAACTTACGCAAAGTGATCGGTCGTGTTGCTCAGGCTAATCTTGACTTCACTCACCCGTTCTTACAAGAACGCGAAGTGAAGCGAGTTGGTTATATTGTTATCTCTACTGACCGTGGTCTATGTGGTGGTTTGAACTCAAACGAGTTCAAAAAAGTAGTAAGAGACGCAAAAGCGTGGAAAGACAAAGGGGTTGAGGCAACGTTCGCAGCTCTAGGCAGCAAAGCTGCTGGTTTCTTTAAGCGTTTTGGCGGTGAGCTAGAAGCCAAGAAGACCGGGTTAGGAGATACGCCTTCAGTTCAGGATATTATTGGTCCTGTAAAAGTAATGCTTAAAGCATTTGAAGAAGGCAAAATTGACCGCTTATTTGTTGTGTACAACCAGTTTGTCAACACAATGAAACAAGAGCCTGTTATCGATCAGTTATTACCTTTGCCAAAAGCTGAAGAAGATGTATCAGCTCACGCTTGGGATTATCTATATGAGCCAAGCCCAGAGGCGATTTTAGAGACACTATTAGTGCGCTTTATTGAGTCTCAGGTCTACCAAGGTGTAGTTGAGAATGCTGCCTCTGAACAAGCTGCCCGTATGGTTGCGATGAAAGCCGCAACAGATAATGCAGGTGGCCTGATTGATGAGCTACAGCTGGTATACAACAAGGCACGTCAGGCCGCAATCACACAAGAAATTAGTGAGATTGTGAGCGGTTCGGCTGCCGTATAA
- the atpA gene encoding F0F1 ATP synthase subunit alpha codes for MQLNSTEISALIKQRIEQFEVVSEARNEGTIVSVTDGIIRIHGLADCMQGEMIELPGNRYAIALNLERDSVGAVVMGPYADLKEGVKVKSTGRILEVPVGRGLLGRVVNTLGEPIDGKGAVDNDGFEPVEKIAPGVIERQSVDEPVQTGYKSIDAMIPVGRGQRELVIGDRQTGKTALAIDAIINQKDTGVKCVYVAVGQKASTIANVVRKLEEHGALANTIVVVASASESAALQFLAPFSGCTMGEYFRDRGEDALIVYDDLSKQAVAYRQISLLLKRPPGREAYPGDVFYLHSRLLERASRVNADYVEKFTNGEVKGKTGSLTALPIIETQGGDVSAFVPTNVISITDGQIFLETDLFNAGIRPAVNAGISVSRVGGAAQTKIVKKLGGGIRLALAQYRELAAFSQFASDLDDATRAQLEHGERVTELMKQKQYAPMSVADMSLSLFAVEKGFLKGIEINKILDFEASLIAFAKSEYAELMAQINETGNYNAEIEAQLKELLEKFKSTQTW; via the coding sequence ATGCAACTTAATTCCACAGAAATTTCTGCACTGATCAAGCAACGCATTGAGCAGTTTGAAGTTGTAAGTGAAGCGCGTAACGAAGGTACTATCGTATCTGTTACCGACGGTATCATCCGCATCCACGGTCTTGCTGACTGTATGCAGGGTGAGATGATCGAGCTTCCTGGCAACCGTTATGCTATCGCACTAAACCTTGAGCGTGACTCAGTAGGTGCTGTAGTAATGGGTCCATACGCTGACCTTAAAGAAGGCGTAAAAGTTAAATCAACTGGTCGTATCCTTGAAGTACCAGTAGGCCGTGGCCTACTAGGTCGTGTTGTTAACACACTTGGTGAGCCAATCGACGGTAAAGGCGCTGTTGATAACGATGGTTTTGAACCAGTTGAAAAAATCGCACCTGGCGTAATCGAGCGTCAATCAGTAGATGAGCCAGTACAAACTGGTTATAAGTCTATCGATGCGATGATCCCAGTTGGTCGTGGTCAGCGTGAGCTTGTGATCGGTGACCGCCAGACTGGTAAAACAGCACTAGCAATCGATGCTATCATCAACCAAAAAGACACAGGCGTTAAGTGTGTGTACGTAGCGGTTGGTCAAAAAGCGTCAACAATTGCTAACGTAGTACGTAAACTAGAAGAGCACGGTGCACTTGCAAACACTATCGTAGTAGTTGCTTCTGCATCAGAATCTGCAGCACTACAATTCCTAGCGCCGTTCTCTGGTTGTACTATGGGTGAATACTTCCGTGACCGCGGTGAAGATGCACTAATCGTATATGATGATCTGTCTAAGCAAGCTGTTGCTTACCGTCAAATCTCACTACTACTTAAGCGTCCACCAGGTCGTGAAGCATACCCAGGTGACGTATTCTACCTTCACTCACGTCTTCTAGAGCGTGCGTCACGTGTAAACGCTGACTACGTTGAGAAGTTCACAAATGGTGAAGTTAAAGGTAAAACAGGTTCATTGACGGCATTGCCAATCATTGAAACTCAAGGTGGTGACGTTTCTGCATTCGTACCTACCAACGTTATCTCAATCACTGACGGTCAGATCTTCTTGGAAACTGACTTGTTCAACGCAGGTATCCGTCCAGCGGTTAACGCTGGTATCTCGGTATCTCGTGTAGGTGGTGCAGCGCAAACTAAAATCGTTAAGAAACTAGGTGGTGGTATCCGTCTAGCGCTAGCTCAGTACCGTGAACTAGCAGCGTTCTCTCAGTTCGCTTCTGACCTTGACGATGCAACGCGTGCACAGCTTGAACACGGTGAGCGTGTAACAGAGCTAATGAAGCAGAAACAGTACGCACCAATGTCTGTTGCTGATATGTCATTATCGCTATTTGCAGTAGAGAAAGGCTTCTTAAAAGGCATCGAAATCAACAAGATTCTTGATTTTGAAGCAAGCCTAATCGCATTTGCTAAGAGCGAGTACGCAGAGCTAATGGCTCAAATCAATGAAACTGGTAACTACAACGCCGAGATCGAAGCGCAGCTGAAAGAACTTCTAGAGAAGTTCAAATCTACGCAAACTTGGTAA
- the atpH gene encoding F0F1 ATP synthase subunit delta, with the protein MSELTTIARPYAKAAFELAVEKGTVEAWNEMLFFAGQVTSDEQVQALLGSIATETQQSEIIIKLCAEQLNEQGQNLIKLMAENERLAAIPAVAELFAEFKADYDKEIEVDVVSATALADDAQAKLVAALEKRFARKVKLNCSIDEAIVSGLVIKAGDTVIDGSVRGKLDRLATSLQS; encoded by the coding sequence CGCTAAAGCGGCTTTTGAACTTGCCGTTGAAAAAGGCACAGTTGAAGCTTGGAATGAAATGCTGTTCTTCGCTGGTCAAGTTACCAGCGACGAACAGGTTCAGGCGCTACTTGGTAGCATTGCTACTGAAACACAGCAGTCTGAAATCATTATCAAGTTATGTGCTGAGCAACTCAACGAACAAGGTCAAAACCTTATCAAGCTGATGGCCGAAAATGAGCGTTTAGCTGCCATTCCAGCTGTTGCAGAGTTGTTTGCTGAATTTAAAGCAGACTATGACAAAGAAATCGAAGTAGATGTGGTTTCGGCAACAGCGCTTGCGGATGATGCGCAAGCAAAATTGGTCGCGGCACTTGAGAAACGTTTCGCACGCAAAGTTAAGCTGAATTGTAGCATCGACGAAGCCATTGTAAGTGGCCTTGTGATTAAAGCCGGTGACACCGTAATTGACGGTTCTGTTCGCGGCAAATTAGATCGTCTTGCGACGTCGCTACAATCGTAA